One genomic region from Argentina anserina chromosome 2, drPotAnse1.1, whole genome shotgun sequence encodes:
- the LOC126783682 gene encoding protein PLANT CADMIUM RESISTANCE 2-like, with amino-acid sequence MYPSAPDHEKYAGDQDQYYIPGQVPALSPHGAARGYAPPYVVSTVRSARHVGGEWSTGLCHCCDDPANCLITFFCPCITFGQIAEIVDQGSSSCAQKGTCYGILLSTTALACLYSCFYRSKLRGQYDLEEAPCVDCLVHFCCATCALCQEYRELKNRGFDMGIGWEANMERQRRGVVQLTQAPIPAQGMTR; translated from the exons ATGTATCCTTCAGCTCCTGACCATGAGAAATATGCAGGTGATCAAGATCAGTACTATATTCCAGGTCAGGTTCCAGCTTTGAGTCCTCATGGTGCAGCAAGAGGCTATGCTCCTCCATATGTCGTCAGCACGGTGCGATCTGCTCGTCATGTAGGAGGGGAGTGGTCAACTGGCCTTTGCCATTGCTGTGATGATCCTGCAAATT GTCTGATAACTTTCTTTTGCCCCTGCATCACATTCGGTCAGATAGCTGAGATAGTGGATCAAGGTTCCTCAT CTTGTGCTCAAAAGGGAACTTGTTATGGGATCCTTCTTTCGACTACTGCTCTTGCTTGCTTGTACTCGTGTTTCTATCGGTCAAAGTTGAGAGGTCAGTACGACTTGGAAGAAGCACCTTGTGTGGATTGCCTAGTTCATTTCTGCTGTGCTACCTGCGCACTTTGTCAAGAGTACAGAGAGCTTAAGAATCGTGGGTTTGATATGGGAATAG GTTGGGAAGCCAACATGGAGAGACAAAGGCGAGGAGTTGTTCAACTTACTCAAGCTCCGATTCCGGCACAGGGCATGACAAgataa